The window TTACATTTTTGGGCTGCATTCTTCTGACTAGCAACAGCCATTAACTAAGTGGGTATAACACAATGGTATTGTGAGCCCGTCAAGTCAGACTAAATAGCATAGTACTGGGGTAGTTTATTGAGAAAGGTTTGCACACTTGAGAAGGAAAAAGTGAATAAGAAAAAGGGTAGAATTCTTTGCTTCTGTTGCTTTTCATTTGTAAGTATGCTTTATTTTATTAATGTAAACTTTGCTTGAATTCAATTGTCTGATTCAAATTGTATGATTATCTCAACATTCCTGTTCAGGGCTGTGTTTCATTGTTCTTagaaatccaattttatttgtcacatacatgtgtatagcagatgttattgcgggtgaaaTACTTGTGtttccagctccaacagtgcagtaacatctaacaatacacacaatctaaatTGAAGGAACGTATAAATATTTGGAGGATCAATGTCTGAGCGGCATAGATTAAGATACAGTAGAAAAGGATAGAATAccatatatacatatgagatgagtaatgcaaaatatgtaaacgttattaaagtgactcgtattcctggttgtaatgctggtgagttaccgccgctctgaCATCCaaaagttcttcccggctgtatgtaataacacaaaaaaagtcctgggctaataatgtaataaATTATACGTAAAAAAGCAAATTACTAAGTTTCCTAAGAGCTTGAAGCATGGCAGCCCTACCCGTCGGCACCCTTTTCTCTAGTTGCATATGTTTGCAGTAATAGTACCTTGTGTTCTTAATTACAATCTCTGAAAAACTCTTTGTTCATTGTTGAATTAAAGCTAGTATTCAGTTGAATGAGTGGCCTCAAGAAGGATATCCACAGCTGGTTCTTCCAACCTCCAATGACACTGCAGAACAAGGTGGTTTTGCCCTCTAGAGGGAGGTATACCATCACCCTCCAGTTGGCAGCTGTGGTGTGCTGTGTGACGGTATGCGGCGGGACCCCTGACCCCCGTCAGAGGGAGACGATGATGCACCAGGAGGCCTCCAGACAGATAGGGGGTCGTGTGCATCTGACAGGTGCAGAACAGCGGCTCGACGCACACCTTCGCAAGCTAAAAGAACAAGAGATGGCTGCGGCCCAGTTCCCTCCTGCCTTTCACTTCTTCAAGGCACGGCCCCTCATCCATAAGAGTCCCATCTTTAGCCTGCTGCAAAGGATGCCCAAGGGTAAGACAAGTAATACAGTCCCACTGCCCTAGTGCAGCTGAGGATCACCTAGGCTCACCTTATAAATATGTTTACCATCAATTTAACTGCATTTAGTACATTCTCGATACTGGGTCACAGGGGCAGCTCTCCACATCCACAGCTCATCCCTGGTGAGTGTTGATTGGCTGGTGAAGAACATCACATACAGGCCCCATTGTTACATCTGCTTCACATGGGGCAGGTCTGTACGGTTTGTCTTCTCTAGTCGCCGGCCCTTCCCTACCTGGGACTGCCTCTACTGGCAACTGTTGAAGACCTTGAGAGCCAACATGGTGGATCCTACAGACTTTGACTACAGGTATTCCACTATATCATTAGAGCCAAGCAATTCAAATAAGGTGTCTTTGAATTAACACATGTAGCAGCAAAAAGACAACTTTCTTATTCATGGAAGGGTAGTTTATTGTCTTTTTGGATGTTTTTTCCAGCTTGATGCAGAACCTCACTCTGTTCACTGAGGATCCAGACACTACCTACCCGAGCCAGGATGCAGTGTGGGAGAGGTTTGAGATGGCATTCGTGTCCATAGCTGGGCTGGTCACCTACGCTCCTGTGTTTAAAGACTTTCTCTACAAGGGCTTAGAACAGCTGTTTCATGACAACATCATGTACCTGGAACTAAGAACTGGACTATCAAGAGTTAGTACTGTGGGCCTTAATCAAAAGTATATTGGGCAATGTAGTGAGCTGGAATTACATGTTACCTTGGCTATATTAGATACCTCGATTTTTTTTCCCCCCAAGGGTTTTTGGTGATGTGTTTTGCCTGTTTTTATTCTTCACATCCTGCAGACATATGAGCTGGATGGAAGCACCCATGATAAAGCCTGGTCCCTGAGGACTTATCAGGAAGTCACTCAACAGTTTGTGGCTGAACACCCTGGCTTTCTGGGAGCTCGACTCATCATTTCCGTCCATAGGTACAGTACAGACAAATACTATTTATAATCATTTCGGACACTCTATCTGTGCTTGATTGTGCTTGCCTGTTGCAATGGAAACAATAGAATGATTGGCACTGCCCTTGTGTGCACCTTAGGCTTCTAAGTGTGTCTGATGTTAAAGCAGCTGTAAAAGAGGCCATTCAGATGCAGAAGGATTTCCCAGAGTTTGTTGCAGGATTCGACCTGGTAAGAATTATCTTGAGGGGTAGAACCAATCATTATGCCCACTCATTACTGAAAATAAATACACAAACAATTTCATGACTTAACACATTGACATAATTATTTATTACATTACATCTATTCGACACACATTGCAAAATAAACTGTTCTTTTGTGGTTTTAGGTTGGCAGGGAGGACAGGGGAAGACCTCTCTGGTTCTTCAGGGAGGCCTTATCTCTACCTGCAGAGCTTGGAGTCACGCTGCCATACTTCTTTCATGCAGGAGAGACTGGTAAGCATAGGATGATTGATTTAAAACAATTGTGTAATTAACAAAAACAAATCCACGGTATATACATGTACACATTATTGTGATGCACTTAtagtataatgtgtgtgtgtatgtgtgtgtatgtgtgtgtgtgtacgcattcATACTTGCGCAGACCACGAGGGCACTGAAGTGGATGAAAACATTCTGGATGCCCTACTGTTCAACACCACACGTATTGGGCATGGGTATGCCTTGGCACACCACCCACTGGCAAAGGAGCTCTCCAGGAATAGAAACGTGGCCGTGGAAGTATGCCCCATCTCAAACCAGGTAAATGCCATATTGTCAGTACTCATCATAGTTCAACTAATTCCCATTGGTTAAATAAAAAAGCAACACTGTAGGGTATTTCAGATGGATGACAATAAAGTAAGTAGTCTTAACTGTAACTCTAGATATCTCTGTGTCAGTTGTCATTAGTCCATTGAGTTAAATGAGTGTTGACGTCCCTGAATCACTATGTGTGTCTATGACCAGGTGTTGAAGCTGGTGTCTGACCTAAGGAACCACCCTGCAGCTGT of the Oncorhynchus gorbuscha isolate QuinsamMale2020 ecotype Even-year linkage group LG25, OgorEven_v1.0, whole genome shotgun sequence genome contains:
- the ada2b gene encoding adenosine deaminase 2-A; translation: MSGLKKDIHSWFFQPPMTLQNKVVLPSRGRYTITLQLAAVVCCVTVCGGTPDPRQRETMMHQEASRQIGGRVHLTGAEQRLDAHLRKLKEQEMAAAQFPPAFHFFKARPLIHKSPIFSLLQRMPKGAALHIHSSSLVSVDWLVKNITYRPHCYICFTWGRSVRFVFSSRRPFPTWDCLYWQLLKTLRANMVDPTDFDYSLMQNLTLFTEDPDTTYPSQDAVWERFEMAFVSIAGLVTYAPVFKDFLYKGLEQLFHDNIMYLELRTGLSRTYELDGSTHDKAWSLRTYQEVTQQFVAEHPGFLGARLIISVHRLLSVSDVKAAVKEAIQMQKDFPEFVAGFDLVGREDRGRPLWFFREALSLPAELGVTLPYFFHAGETDHEGTEVDENILDALLFNTTRIGHGYALAHHPLAKELSRNRNVAVEVCPISNQVLKLVSDLRNHPAAVLMSEGHPMVVSSDDPSLFGTTGLSYDFYEVFVGIGGLRANLGTLKELAINSIRYSSLPSQLKERGLAMWQRTWDKFISENSYSNP